In one Dunckerocampus dactyliophorus isolate RoL2022-P2 chromosome 9, RoL_Ddac_1.1, whole genome shotgun sequence genomic region, the following are encoded:
- the pikfyve gene encoding 1-phosphatidylinositol 3-phosphate 5-kinase isoform X4 encodes MFGQFFKERRFREMAADDKSLPSDWSVEPPVTSPASPSHLTHFKPLSPEQDEPPLRSAYSSFVNLFRFNNKEEVRPPPAASDKPDEPSPSPLESDRRSWSSSSPSVYGSRAHRKAHPEHLRRTSTASDSSRKSDTPLSNHDPRTAVQLRTALKRLKEIMDGKSQDSDLKQYWMPDSQCKECYDCNEKFTTFRRRHHCRLCGQIFCSRCCNQEIPGKFMGYTGDLRACTYCRKIALNYAYSAESGSIGEDLNVLSDSSCSVCMLEPSEPRTPVGGRKASRNIFLEEDLTWQRMIHQEPQKSGLPSRLTTLQEDVCKTPTRKRSASVTNLSLDRSGSSMVPSYDSSISPPTTRALSGAKSVTKLDHSEEERKNILDSSQLKDLWKKICHNNTGMEFQDHRYWLRTYPNCIVGKELVNWLLRNGTISNRAQAIAIGQALVDGRWLDCVTHNDQLFRDEYALYRPLQSTEFSETPSPDTDSVNSVEGHSEPSWFKDIKFDDSDTEQLADESDYNIPSSASASKRTSVSSSQSVVDSDSAASISLNMEYNNVNFHIKKQSKYPHVPSSTEQKAEFLVSEDGGQNIVISDAFIKESLFNRRVEEKAKEMLFTPLGWHHSSLDQLREENGEKKAMERLLSANHSHMMALLQQLLYSESLSLSWRDIIVPVVRQVVQTVRPDVRNCDDDMDIRQLVHIKKIPGGRKFDSTVVNGFICTKNIAHKKMNSYIKNPKILLLKCSIEYLYREETKFTCIEPIVLQEREFLKNYVQRIVDVRPNLVLVEKTVSRIAQDMLLEHGITLVINVKPQVLDRVSRVTQGDLVMSMDQLLTKPRLGTCHKFYMQPFTLANNEVKTLMFFEGCATHLGCSIKLRGASEYELARVKEIIMMMVCVAYHSQLEISFLMDEFAMPPSLAQSTSFPCLLEGASAEEQVDSEQKDVEDTIAEPYADGSAPPGHLDEDTVPPWMESSQDHPRSSASSIHSEEAGIKETRTSSPFSSPPALPLSVSPPFLMDDNQEMTPNTFGRETGEQANEDPESTEDKGSETPRLFRDPLQDDTGVFVAEQVASTDDQLKSISAVFKQELKDIILSISPFITFREPFLLTPAGMHCPSRDYFPDQVYLSPLLNKDFKELDGRRKRQLLKDSASSSLVGSSQTNGVPPPKPVDVLPCHGLTSTRIVEQLSSSQELAKLLAEYRAKGGRIRQREASDPFNGVVNGQSRTEETSPPPSSVKVLGKGEGEEDKPSKQSEMSLAPKMDCLTPVNHQRLCVLFSSSSAQSSNAPNPCVSPWIVTMEFYGKNDLSLGVFLERYCFRPSYQCPSMFCETPMVHHIRRFVHGNGCVQIVLKELDSPVPGYQHTILNYSWCRICKQVTPVVPLSNDSWSMSFAKYLELHFYGHQYTRRANAEPCGHSIHKDYHQYFSYNQMVASFSYTSVRLLEICLPRPKIFIRNRGPSKANVQQDLKDFSQKVSQVYLAIDDRLTSLKTDTFSKTREEKMEDLFAQKDMEEVELRSWIEKLQVRLQACGLDSPQQFQAVLESLVLKKQSLCEMLQSWNSRLQDLFQQEKGRKRLSVPPSPGRHRQAAADDSKSTLDSSPRNPSPVVQNGDKEDRHLSTLPSTSSSSTVLLSPPMEPGVEPVTPGPSFTEPDSVSIPEDVFDGHLLGSTDSQVKEKSTMKAILANFLPGNNYNPIPFPFDPDKHYLMHEHERVPIAVCEKEPSSIIAFALSCKEYKTALDDLSKASNTVGDEASQANSGESRAKGSPARLGDSTQQSRASAEADAPKDTDAADKQKKQSQNPHIELQFSDANAKFYCRIYYADEFHRMREEILESAEEDFVRSLSHCVNWQARGGKSGAVFYATEDDRFILKQMPRLEVQSFLDFAPHYFTYITGAVQQKRPTALAKILGVYRIGYKNSQNNTEKKLDLLVMENLFYGRKMAQVFDLKGSLRNRNVKTDSGKESCEVVLLDENLLKLIYDNPLYIRSHCKSVLRAAIHSDAYFLSSHLIIDYSLLVGRDDATNQLVVGIIDYIRTFTWDKRLEMVVKSTGILGGQGKMPTVVSPELYRARFCEAMDKYFLMVPDHWTGLGVNC; translated from the exons AGGAGGTTCGTCCTCCCCCCGCTGCTTCGGACAAGCCGGACGAGCCATCCCCTTCCCCCCTTGAGTCTGATAGGAGAAGCTGGTCCAGCTCTTCCCCCTCCGTCTATGGCTCCAGGGCGCACCGGAAGGCGCATCCCGAGCACCTCCGACGCACCTCCACCGCCTCGG ATAGCAGCAGGAAGTCTGATACGCCCCTGAGCAATCATGACCCCCGCACGGCTGTGCAGCTTCGCACGGCGCTGAAGCGACTCAAGGAAATTATGGATGGAAAAAGCCAG GACAGCGACCTGAAGCAGTACTGGATGCCCGACAGCCAGTGCAAGGAGTGCTACGACTGTAATGAAAAGTTCACCACATTTCGCCGGCGCCACCACTGCAGGTTGTGCGGACAGATTTTCTGCAGCCGCTGCTGCAACCAGGAGATTCCTGGCAAGTTCATGGGCTACACAG GAGACCTGCGAGCTTGTACGTACTGTCGCAAAATAGCGCTAAACTACGCTTACTCGGCTGAGTCGGGCTCCATCGGCGAGGATCTGAACGTCTTGTCTGACTCTTCGTGCTCTGTGTGTATGTTGGAACCCAGCGAGCCACGGACGCCTGTCGGGGGGCGCAAGGCTAGCAGGAACATCTTCCTTGAGGAAGATCTGACCTGGCAGAG AATGATCCATCAGGAACCTCAGAAAAGTGGCCTACCTTCCAGACTGACCACGCTGCAAGAAGACGTGTGTAAAACCCCCACTAGGAAGAG GTCCGCCAGCGTCACCAACCTGTCACTGGACCGTTCCGGATCCTCCATGGTGCCTTCCTACGACAGCTCTATCAGCCCACCAACCACGCGGGCCTTGTCGGGCGCAAAGAGCGTCACCAAGCTGGAccacagcgaggaggaaaggAAGAACATCCTG GACTCCTCTCAGCTGAAGGACCTGTGGAAGAAGATCTGCCACAACAACACGGGGATGGAGTTCCAGGACCACAGGTACTGGCTGAGGACCTACCCCAACTGCATTGTGGGGAAGGAGCTTGTCAACTGGCTGCTGAGGAACGGCACCATCTCCAACAG GGCCCAGGCGATCGCCATCGGCCAGGCATTAGTGGACGGCCGCTGGCTGGACTGCGTCACTCACAACGACCAGCTCTTCAGGGATGAATACGCCCTCTATCGCCCCCTGCAG AGCACAGAGTTCTCAGAGACACCATCTCCAGACACTGACAGCGTCAACTCTGTGGAGGGACATTCCGAGCCGTCCTGGTTCAAGGACATCAAGTTTGACGACAGTGACACAGAGCAGCTGGCAGACGAGTCGGACTACAACATACCTA GCTCTGCCAGCGCCAGTAAGAGGACATCCGTCAGCAGCTCCCAGTCAGTGGTGGACAGTGACTCAGCAGCCTCCATCAGCCTCAACATGGAGTACAACAACGTTAACTTCCACATCAAGAAGCAGTCCAAGTATCCACACGTGCCTTCGTCCACTGAGCAGAAAG CTGAATTTCTGGTGTCAGAAGATGGAGGACAGAACATCGTGATCAGCGATGCCTTCATCAAAG AGTCTCTGTTCAACCGACGTGTGGAAGAGAAAGCTAAAGAGATGCTGTTTACACCGCTGGGTTGGCACCACAGCTCCCTGGACCAGCTCCGAGAAGAGAACGGAGAGAAGAAGGCCATGGAGAGGCTGCT CTCGGCCAATCACAGCCACATGATGGCACTGCTGCAGCAGCTGCTCTACAGCGAGTCCCTGTCACTGTCCTGGCGGGACATCATCGTCCCCGTCGTCCGACAGGTGGTCCAGACAGTGCGGCCCGATGTACGGAACTGCGATGACGACATGGACATCCGACAACTGGTTCACATTAAGAAG ATTCCTGGAGGGAGGAAGTTTGATTCAACCGTGGTGAATGGCTTCATATGCACCAAGAACATCGCTCACAAGAAG ATGAATTCCTACATCAAGAACCCCAAGATCCTGCTTCTAAAATGTTCCATCGAGTATCTGTACAGGGAGGAGACAAAGTTCACCTGCATTGAGCCCATTGTGCTGCAG GAGCGAGAGTTTTTGAAGAACTACGTCCAGCGTATAGTGGATGTTCGGCCAAACCTGGTCCTGGTGGAGAAGACGGTGTCTCGTATCGCTCAGGACATGCTGTTGGAACACGGCATCACTCTGGTGATAAATGTCAAACCG CAAGTCTTGGATCGAGTGAGTCGAGTGACCCAAGGTGACCTGGTAATGTCCATGGATCAACTCCTCACCAAGCCTCGTCTGGGCACCTGTCACAAGTTCTACATGCAGCCTTTCACCCTGGCCAACA ATGAGGTCAAGACGCTGATGTTCTTTGAGGGCTGCGCCACCCACCTGGGCTGCTCCATCAAGCTGCGTGGCGCCTCCGAATATGAGCTGGCCCGAGTGAAGGAGATCATCATGATGATGGTGTGCGTGGCCTACCACTCCCAGCTTGAgatctccttcctcatggatgAGTTTGCCATGCCTCCCAGCTTGGCCCAGAGCACCTCTTTCCCCTGTCTGCTGGAGGGTGCGTCCGCCGAGGAGCAGGTGGACAGCGAGCAGAAGGATGTTGAGGACACAATTGCCGAACCTTATGCTGATGGTTCTGCACCACCTGGCCACCTTGATGAGGACACAGTTCCCCCTTGGATGGAAAGCAGCCAGGACCATCCACGTTCATCAGCTTCCTCCATCCACAGTGAGGAAGCTGGAATCAAGGAGACCAGGACCTCCTCGCCGTTTTCCAGCCCTCCTGCTCTTCCTCTGTCAGTATCCCCACCATTCCTCATGGACGACAACCAGGAGATGACTCCAAACACATTCGGCAGGGAAACGGGGGAGCAAGCAAATGAAGATCCGGAAAGCACGGAAGATAAGGGATCAGAAACACCCCGGTTGTTTCGGGACCCCCTCCAGGACGACACGGGCGTGTTTGTCGCCGAGCAGGTGGCGTCGACTGATGACCAACTGAAGTCCATCTCGGCTGTCTTCAAGCAGGAGCTGAAGGACATCATTTTGTCTATCTCGCCCTTCATCACATTCCGAGAACCGTTCCTCCTCACGCCTGCTGGAATGCACTGCCCCAGCAGGGACTACTTCCCTGATCAG GTTTACCTGTCTCCCCTCCTCAACAAGGACTTCAAAGAACTGGACGGGCGCAGAAAGCGGCAGCTCCTCAAGGACTCTGCGTCCTCCTCGCTAGTTGGCAGCAGTCAGACCAATGGCGTTCCTCCGCCCAAGCCAGTCGACGTCCTCCCGTGCCACGGCCTTACAAGCACTCGCATAGTGGAGCAGTTGAGCAGCAGCCAGGAACTAGCCAAGCTTCTGGCAGAGTACAGGGCCAAGGGAGGCCGCATTCGGCAGAGGGAGGCAAGCGACCCCTTCAACGGCGTGGTCAATGGCCAGAGCAGGACAGAGGAGACGTCACCACCGCCGTCGTCAGTTAAAGTGCTGGGCAAGGGTGAGGGTGAAGAAGACAAACCAAGCAAGCAGAGTGAGATGAGCTTGGCCCCTAAG ATGGACTGTCTGACACCTGTCAATCATCAGCGACTATGTGTGCTCTTCAGCAGCTCGTCCGCTCAGTCCAGCAACGCTCCAAACCCCTGCGTCAGCCCGTG GATAGTCACCATGGAGTTTTACGGCAAGAATGATCTCTCGCTGGGCGTCTTCCTGGAGAGATACTGTTTCAG GCCATCTTACCAGTGTCCCAGCATGTTCTGCGAGACTCCCATGGTGCATCACATTCGCCGCTTCGTGCATGGCAACGGCTGCGTGCAGATCGTGCTGAAGGAGCTGGACTCGCCGGTTCCCGGGTATCAGCACACCATCCTCAACTACTCCTGGTGCCGCATCTGCAAACAG GTGACCCCGGTGGTGCCCCTGTCCAATGACTCGTGGTCCATGTCGTTCGCCAAGTACCTGGAGCTGCACTTCTATGGCCACCAGTACACCAGGCGGGCCAACGCCGAGCCCTGTGGACACTCTATTCACAAAGACTACCACCAGTACTTCTCCTACAACCAGATGGTGGCCTCCTTCAG CTACACTTCTGTGAGACTGTTGGAGATTTGTCTTCCTCGCCCCAAGATCTTCATCAGAAaccgggggccctccaaagccAATGTGCAGCAGGACCTGAAGGACTTCTCACAAaa AGTATCGCAGGTGTACCTGGCTATTGACGACCGCTTAACCTCCCTGAAGACCGACACCTTCAGTAAGACCCGGGAGGAGAAGATGGAGGATCTCTTCGCTCAGAAAGAT ATGGAGGAGGTCGAGCTGCGCAGTTGGATCGAGAAGCTCCAGGTACGTCTCCAAGCCTGTGGTCTGGATTCCCCGCAGCAGTTCCAGGCTGTGCTGGAGTCCCTTGTGTTGAAGAAGCAGAGTCTATGTGAGATGCTGCAGTCCTGGAACAGCAG ACTACAAGACTTGTTCCAGCAGGAGAAAGGCCGCAAGCGTCTGTCTGTACCCCCGAGCCCAGGCCGCCACCGGCAGGCCGCTGCTGATGACAGCAAG AGCACGCTGGACTCCTCCCCCCGTAACCCTTCACCTGTGGTGCAGAACGGGGACAAAG AGGACCGTCACCTCAGCACTTTACCCtccacgtcctcctcctccactgtgctgcTGTCGCCGCCCATGGAACCTGGAGTCGAGCCCGTCACCCCCGGGCCCTCCTTCACTGAGCCTGACTCAGTCAGCATCCCAGAAG ACGTGTTTGATGGACACCTGCTGGGCTCCACCGACAGTCAGGTGAAGGAGAAGTCCACCATGAAGGCCATCCTGGCTAACTTTCTGCCCGGCAACAACTACAACCCCATCCCCTTCCCGTT TGACCCTGACAAGCACTACCTGATGCACGAACACGAGCGGGTTCCCATCGCCGTGTGCGAGAAGGAACCGAGCTCCATTATCGCCTTTGCTCTCAG CTGTAAGGAATATAAAACAGCGCTGGATGATTTGTCCAAGGCGTCCAACACGGTAGGCGACGAGGCGTCCCAGGCCAACAG CGGAGAGAGCCGAGCGAAGGGCAGCCCCGCCAGGCTAGGCGACTCGACCCAGCAGAGCCGCGCCAGCGCGGAAGCAGACGCGCCCA AGGACACCGACGCAGCAGACAAACAGAAGAAGCAGTCACAGAATCCTCATATCGAGCTGC AATTCTCAGACGCCAACGCCAAGTTCTACTGTCGCATCTATTACGCCGACGAGTTCCACAGGATGCGCGAGGAGATCCTGGAGAGCGCCGAGGAGGATTTCGTCCGCTCGCTTTCTCACTGCGTCAACTGGCAGGCGCGCGGCGGGAAATCTGGAGCCGTCTTCTACGCCACAGAAG ATGATCGCTTCATCCTGAAGCAGATGCCCAGACTGGAGGTCCAGTCCTTCCTAGACTTTGCTCCTCACTACTTCACCTACATCACAGGAGCAGTGCAGCAGAAA AGGCCGACCGCGCTGGCCAAGATCCTGGGCGTTTACCGCATCGGCTACAAGAATTCTCAGAACAACACTGAGAAGAAGCTGGACCTGCTGGTgatggaaaacctgttttacGGACGTAAAATGGCTCAG GTGTTTGACCTGAAGGGTTCGCTGCGGAACCGCAACGTCAAGACTGACTCGGGCAAGGAGAGCTGCGAGGTGGTCCTGCTGGACGAGAACCTCCTGAAGCTGATCTACGACAACCCGCTCTACATCCGCTCGCACTGCAAGTCGGTGCTACGGGCCGCCATCCACAGCGACGCCTACTTCCTGTCCAGCCACCTCATCAT